GGTATTCACAAACCCATTCGCTTAGCGTCTTGCGGGAGAGTTCGATAGTCTCGTGAACTTTTGCGACATCCTCTGGGTGAATGGTTTCGAACATCCGTTCCGGGTTGCTCTGGGTTTCCGCGGCCGTTACGCCATAGAAATCCTTGGCCTTGCGGCTCATATAGGGGAAGTGAAAACTGCCATCTTTATTGAGAGTAAAGGTATATATGACCCCGGGGAGAGATTCGGCAAGCTGCTGCAGCTGGTGCTGGGAAACTTTCTCTTCCGTGACATCAAGATGCGTACCCATCAGCCAACGGCTTTCTGCCGTCTGGTCATTGTTGAACAGGGTTCCGCGGGTGTGGATGTAACGCCAGTCACCGTCCTTGTGAAGCATGCGAACTACGCACTCGAACTTGGTGGCCTCCCGGTTAAGGTAAGCATTGAGAGCCTCGTGCGCTGATTCGACATCGCTGGGATGACTGAGGCGCTCCCACGTCTCGAAGGATAGAGGTTCAAGCTCTTCCAGGGTATAGCCGAGCATACTGGCCCAGCGTTCGTTGAAGATAATTTCGCCGGTGTCCAGATTGTATTCCCAGGTACCCGCGCCAGTACCATCGAGAATGGCATTGAGCCTTGTTTCTGCAGACAGATGCATGTGATCCCTCACACGAAGGCCGCGATTTCGCGGCTAGTTCTGGCCCGAACGATAACGGGCCCAAGTGAAAGTGTTGGCCCATTCGAGCGCTTCTGCAAGTGGAAGCGGTGGGCTGTAACGATAACCCTGGCCAACATCGCAGCCAAGAGACAGTAGACGCTCCTCCTGTTCGGCCGTTTCTACCCCTTCTGCCACAGTACGCCTCTGAAAACTCTGGGACAGGCGCAAAATCGCTTCTACGATCATCGAGTTATCCTGGTTCCCGATCAGATCTCCCACGAAGGTTCGATCTATTTTCACTTCCTGGGCCGGCAACGTCCGGAAATAGTTCAATGATGAGTAACCGGTGCCGAAATCGTCCAGGGAAATGCCCAGTCCGGCATTGCGGCAAACACTGAGGTTTTTCATGACCGTGGTGGTGTCGTCCAGGGCAGTGGTTTCAAGGATTTCTATGATCAGCCGGTCCCGCACCTCGTGAGGGCATTCGTTCATGGTGCCGGTGATGTCATCCGGGAAGTGTTCGCTCAGGAAGTGGGAGGGGCTCAGGTTGATGCTGACGGTATACGGCAACCCCAGGTTCATGAATTCGCAGATCACGCCGACTGCGCTTTCCATCACGAACAGGCCAACCTGTCTGGCGTATTCGGTGAATTCAAGGTGCTCCAGGAATCGGGCCGGCGACAGAAGCCCCTCCTCCGGGTGGTTCCAACGGATCAGTGCCTCAAAACCCTCTACCGATCCGGTGCGGTAGTTGATCTTGGGTTGGTAGTAGAGCTCGAACTGCTTTTTCGCCAGTGCCTCGTCAACCTGCTCGAGAACGCGGACACGCTCTTTCCGGGTATAGTGGGAGGCGAGGTCAAACAGGCTGTAGCTGTCTTTGCCCGCATCTTTTGCCGCATACATCGCTTGGTCGGCATGCCGGAGCAGTGTATCCGGATCCTCGGCGTCGTCAGGATAAACGGTCACACCCATGCTGGCCGACAGTTTCATGACAGAATTCTGGTAACTGATCGGGCGGCGTACAACTTCCAGAATGCGGTTGTAGACCGTCGAATCCTCCACATCCCGGAGTATGGCGACAAATTCGTCTCCCCCGAGACGACCGATGGCGTCATGTTGCCTCACAGTTGCTTTCAGGCGTTCGGAGATGATTTTCAGGACTGCATCACCAACTGCGTGGCCATGTTGGTCGTTGATGCCTTTGAAGCCATCCAGATCGATAAAACAGAGGGCAACTGTGCCTTCTCGCAGGTTCGCCTCGTGCAGCTCCTGGGTGAAAATCTCAGTGAGTTTCCGGCGGTTGGGCAAATCGGTGAGGGCATCGTAGTTCGCCGCTTTTTCAAGGCGTTTCTGGTGTTGCTGCTTCTCATGGTGCAACCTTTTGCGCTCGATCAGGTTGCCGAGGGTTTGCAGCAAAGGCTCGAGCTCTTCGGCCAGTTTTACTTTGTATCCGCCGAGACGGTTCGCCAGCCCCACCAGTCCAACTTGTTGATCTCCGGAAAACACCGGAATACCGATATAGGCATCAATATCTGGGTGCCCCTGAGGGAGCCCGCCGCGGCGAGGGTCGGTCGCGACATCGCTGGAAATGACCACCTCCCCCGAGGTCATGGGAAGTGCAATCAGGGTGTCCAGGCGATCGAACACAAGCCCCCGTCGTTCGACCTGTTGATACAACGCCTGGGTTTTGGGGTTCCAGGCAATATTGGTGATCGCTCCGATTTTCAGATAAGGGACGCCATTCTCTTTTGACAGGGTTTCGCCAATAAACCCGAACTGGCTGCCGGTGAGCGACAGGAGATCGTTGAGCATCTGCTCGAAGGCCGCATTCTGGTTGTCACTGGTCAGAAAGACATTCAAAGCTCGCTGGATCGATCGGTTCAGGTGAGACACTTCCACGAATTCATGGTTCTCGATCGACAGGTACGTTCGCTCGAGCTCGTCCTCGATCATCGTGGCAAGGTTTCGGAGGATGTCCAGATCCAGCTCCCCGAAATCACGGGGCTGATCGTCGATGATGCAAATGGTGCCAATTTTGAAACCGGTCGGCTCACGTACCGGCATGCCGGCATAGAAGCGGATGTTGGGATGTCCTGTAACCAGTGGGTTCTGTGAAAAGCGAGGGTCCTTTGTAGCGTCGCAGACGATAAACGCCTTGTCCTGCTGAATGGCATAATCACAGAAAGCAACAGGGCGGGGGGTCTCGCTGACATCAAGGCCCTGACGCGACTTGAACCATTGACGGTTGGCATCAAGCACCGAAAAAAGCGCCGTTTTTACACCATAGTACTGGCGGGCAATCCGGGTAAGCCTTTCAAAACGGTCTTCCGGGGGCGTATCGAGAATGCCCAAACGCTCAAGGGCGGTGAGCCGTCGTTTTTCCAGGGTACTGCTATCCATGGTCGTGACTCACTTTGCTAGGCCAGGTGGTTATTTTTTGAACAAAGCTCGGCGGCGTCCATCCTCCTGTCACTTGAAACGTACGACCAGCTCGTGCAAATCGTTCGCAATCTGCTCAATGTTTTTAACGCACTCGGTGGACTCTTCACCTTTGGACAGGTTGTTGGATGCCAGATCCGAGATTTTCTCCACTTGCTCGTTGATCTGATCCGACACCTGGGCCTGCTCCTCCACGGCAGCTGCCATCTGCATTGCCATTTCGGCAATGTTGGAGACGGATTCAGCAATGTCATTAAGGGTGCTCTCGGCCGAAAGCATTTTTTCCATGCCCTCGTCTGCCGAAAGCTTGCCATCGTCGGCTTTCTGGTTGGCCTCCTCGGAGCGGGCAATCAGTTCGCTGACAATGCCATGGATTTCACTCGTTGAATTGCGGGTCCGGGATGCCAGGCCCCTTACCTCTTCGGCCACAACGGCAAATCCGCGTCCATGCTCGCCGGCCCTCGCCGCTTCAATGGCGGCATTCAGGGCCAGCAGGTTGGTCTGCTCTGCAATCTCTTCGATAATTTTTGCGGCTGAGGCTATCTGCTGAGTCTGCTGAGCCAACTCGCCAACGGAAGCGCTAATGCCATGAACGGAACCTTTGAGAGATTCAATGGCTTCCCGGGTCCCGCGCACAACGGAACGCCCCTCATTGGCAAACTCTTTTGCGCCATCCGCCCGCTCTGCCGTGGACTGGACGTTCGAGGAGACCTCCGCAATGGTATGGGACATCTCGTGTACGGCTGCCGCAACCTGTTCGGTTTCGGCCTGCTGCTGTTTGAGGGCCTCCTGAGCTTCGAAGCTGACTTCGCGACCTTTCACAGAATACAGTCGCATCTCATCGGCGGAGTCTTCAAGCCGGGTGAGTACCGCATCAAGGTGAGCTTGTTGGGCCTTTACTGCAACCTTGATACGTCCAAGTGGCAAATCGTCATCAGTGTAGCTTCTTGCGGCCAGATCATCTGTGAAGCTGTGTGCCAGTAGCCTGGTGACCGAGCCCATCAGCTGTTTTCTGGCCAGATGCATCCAGCCGGCATAGGCAATCACGCCCCCAGCCAGCACAAGCTCGGACAACATTTTCTGATCGGCAAGAAACAGTGCCCCTGTGACAATGAAAACAAGCGCCAAAAAGATGGTGGGGGGTTGGACACGGCGCCAGAAAGGGGTTCCTGTTCTGCCCGCCCTCAGGGCTGCGTATAGCTTTTCTGCGCGCTCGACGTCCTTCCTGTCGGGACAGGATCTCACGGACTCGTAGCCGACTACCTTGCCGTTTTCGGTGACCGGGGTAACGTAGGCACTGACCCAGTAGAAATCGCCGTTCTTGCAACGGTTCTTTACCAGGCCCATCCAGGGCTGTCCGGCCTTAAGGTGTGCCCACATGTTCTCATAGGCGGCGGGTGGCATATCGGGATGCCGGACAATATTGTGAGGCTGGCCAATCAGCTCGTCCCGGCTGAAACCACTTACCTCTACAAAGGCCGAATTACAGTGCCTAATCTTACCTTTGAGATCTGTGGAGGAAATAAGTTTCTGATTGGGTGAGAAGGTTTTTTCGTTGTCCGTAACCGGTAGGTTTCTGCGCATTATCAACCCTGACATTAGCGTAAAAGACTTATT
This genomic stretch from Marinobacter salsuginis harbors:
- a CDS encoding methyl-accepting chemotaxis protein; this encodes MRRNLPVTDNEKTFSPNQKLISSTDLKGKIRHCNSAFVEVSGFSRDELIGQPHNIVRHPDMPPAAYENMWAHLKAGQPWMGLVKNRCKNGDFYWVSAYVTPVTENGKVVGYESVRSCPDRKDVERAEKLYAALRAGRTGTPFWRRVQPPTIFLALVFIVTGALFLADQKMLSELVLAGGVIAYAGWMHLARKQLMGSVTRLLAHSFTDDLAARSYTDDDLPLGRIKVAVKAQQAHLDAVLTRLEDSADEMRLYSVKGREVSFEAQEALKQQQAETEQVAAAVHEMSHTIAEVSSNVQSTAERADGAKEFANEGRSVVRGTREAIESLKGSVHGISASVGELAQQTQQIASAAKIIEEIAEQTNLLALNAAIEAARAGEHGRGFAVVAEEVRGLASRTRNSTSEIHGIVSELIARSEEANQKADDGKLSADEGMEKMLSAESTLNDIAESVSNIAEMAMQMAAAVEEQAQVSDQINEQVEKISDLASNNLSKGEESTECVKNIEQIANDLHELVVRFK
- a CDS encoding sensor domain-containing phosphodiesterase, with product MDSSTLEKRRLTALERLGILDTPPEDRFERLTRIARQYYGVKTALFSVLDANRQWFKSRQGLDVSETPRPVAFCDYAIQQDKAFIVCDATKDPRFSQNPLVTGHPNIRFYAGMPVREPTGFKIGTICIIDDQPRDFGELDLDILRNLATMIEDELERTYLSIENHEFVEVSHLNRSIQRALNVFLTSDNQNAAFEQMLNDLLSLTGSQFGFIGETLSKENGVPYLKIGAITNIAWNPKTQALYQQVERRGLVFDRLDTLIALPMTSGEVVISSDVATDPRRGGLPQGHPDIDAYIGIPVFSGDQQVGLVGLANRLGGYKVKLAEELEPLLQTLGNLIERKRLHHEKQQHQKRLEKAANYDALTDLPNRRKLTEIFTQELHEANLREGTVALCFIDLDGFKGINDQHGHAVGDAVLKIISERLKATVRQHDAIGRLGGDEFVAILRDVEDSTVYNRILEVVRRPISYQNSVMKLSASMGVTVYPDDAEDPDTLLRHADQAMYAAKDAGKDSYSLFDLASHYTRKERVRVLEQVDEALAKKQFELYYQPKINYRTGSVEGFEALIRWNHPEEGLLSPARFLEHLEFTEYARQVGLFVMESAVGVICEFMNLGLPYTVSINLSPSHFLSEHFPDDITGTMNECPHEVRDRLIIEILETTALDDTTTVMKNLSVCRNAGLGISLDDFGTGYSSLNYFRTLPAQEVKIDRTFVGDLIGNQDNSMIVEAILRLSQSFQRRTVAEGVETAEQEERLLSLGCDVGQGYRYSPPLPLAEALEWANTFTWARYRSGQN